A portion of the Limanda limanda chromosome 3, fLimLim1.1, whole genome shotgun sequence genome contains these proteins:
- the LOC132998816 gene encoding hatching enzyme 1.2-like, producing MNNSHALFELEPERTSIMTPVFLLLLFFSMTAITAVSFITGIMIFTLSAEIKIISVMSEGEAEKDVSEIIEAANAGSTNLVDGDVVETSTRNAALCTYYGCKWRKRGSKVYVPVYISNRFSRTERNTIIRGLVSFHSSTCIRFVWRRYASQRDYIYFYSGSGCFSNIGRKGGHQFISLKKNGCVYHSTVQHEVLHALGFHHEHKRSDRDRYVRINWANIKPSAKHNFQRARTNNLWTGYDFNSVMHYSKNAFSSNGKPTIVGRNPSQTFGGARSMSRNDILRVNRLYRCCE from the exons ATGAACAATAGCCACGCCCT atttgaacTTGAACCTGAGAGGACCAGCATCATGACGcctgtgttcctcctcctcctcttcttctccatgACGGCCATCACTGCAGTAAGTTTCATCACTGGGATCATGATCTTCACCTTATCAGCTGAGATCAAAATCATCTCTGTTATGAGCGAG GGTGAAGCTGAAAAAG acGTCTCTGAAATCATCGAAGCAGCTAACGCTGGCTCAA CAAACCTGGTGGATGGCGACGTTGTGGAAACTTCCACGAGGAACGCAGCTCTTTGCACATACTACGGCTGCAAGTGGCGCAAACGTGGATCCAAAGTCTATGTGCCGGTGTACATCTCCAATCGTTTCT CAAGAACAGAGCGCAACACCATCATCAGAGGCCTGGTGTCGTTCCACAGCTCCACCTGCATTCGCTTTGTTTGGAGAAGATACGCCTCGCAGCGGGATTACATCTACTTCTACTCTGGATCTGG gtgCTTCTCTAACATTGGCCGTAAGGGTGGACATCAGTTTATCTCCCTGAAGAAGAACGGGTGTGTGTACCACTCCACGGTGCAGCATGAGGTCCTCCACGCTCTGGGTTTCCACCACGAGCACAAGCGCAGCGACAGGGACCGATACGTTCGAATCAACTGGGCGAACATCAAGCCAA GTGCGAAACACAACTTTCAGAGAGCTCGGACTAACAATTTGTGGACTGGATACGACTTTAACTCTGTCATGCATTACAGCAA AAACGCCTTCTCCAGTAATGGAAAGCCCACCATCGTCGGCAGGAATCCATCCCAGACATTTGGAGGTGCCAGATCCATGAGCAGAAATGACATCCTCCGCGTCAACAGGCTTTACAGATGCTGTGAGTAA